One stretch of Pomacea canaliculata isolate SZHN2017 linkage group LG1, ASM307304v1, whole genome shotgun sequence DNA includes these proteins:
- the LOC112570305 gene encoding uncharacterized protein LOC112570305, with product MHETPRMSKRVYSPVPLILIMTRRSFSDMRPFLCLTWMGALLLFASCSATSPTQSEAGWTQKLGELEARLARVEEKREQRDTSDYGDFIEMDGWVLVFRGTQGLGSPVYDAWTRTGYHDDYTFTRASMPCGCTRTNGSCDRHYRSRLLDSWPSSALDKVKLAVYEGGVEKAYMIFTGLGSNYINWFSADRLVQSSWKDLKSSAHSYFDITGFSARGTFRRFYVSKNHGGCPGDNGWLNIKDAGNSCPWETSNQNPAFVYSKAKTVINWQSAGDMRGFADVMAVWVKFRPSVNLNRACMP from the exons ATGCACGAAACACCAAGAATGTCAAAGAGAGTTTACTCACCTGTCCCACTAATTCTAATCATGACCAG GAGATCTTTCTCTGACATGAGGCCATTTCTGTGTCTAACCTGGATGGGAGCACTGCTCCTTTTTGCCAGCTGCTCAGCCACTTCGCCCACACAGAGCGAGGCTGGGTGGACACAGAAACTTGGCGAGTTGGAGGCAAGACTTGCTCGAG TGGAAGAGAAACGTGAGCAGAGGGATACAAGTGATTATGGag ACTTCATCGAGATGGACGGTTGGGTCTTGGTGTTTCGCGGCACACAAGGTCTGGGATCCCCCGTGTATGACGCATGGACGCGCACTGGTTACCATGACGACTACACATTCACCCGCGCCTCCATGCCATGCGGGTGCACGAGAACCAACGGGTCATGTGACCGTCACTACCGCAGTCGTCTGCTGGACTCCTGGCCCTCCTCGGCCCTGGATAAA GTGAAGCTGGCTGTGTATGAAGGTGGGGTGGAGAAGGCCTACATGATCTTCACCGGCCTCGGCAGCAACTACATCAACTGGTTCTCGGCGGACAGACTCGTACAGTCTTCATGGAAGGACCTGAAGTCGTCTGCTCACAGCTACTTCGATATTACAGG GTTTTCTGCACGTGGGACTTTTCGCCGGTTCTATGTTAGCAAGAATCATGGTGGATGTCCTGGTGACAACGGGTGGTTGAACATCAAGGACGCCGGAAACTCTTGTCCATGGGAGACTTCGAATCAGAACCCTGCGTTTGTTTATTCAAAAGCCAAGACAGTGATTAACTGGCAAAGCGCCG GGGACATGCGGGGCTTTGCTGACGTCATGGCAGTGTGGGTCAAGTTTCGACCCTCGGTCAATCTCAACCGAGCGTGCATGCCATGA
- the LOC112570546 gene encoding uncharacterized protein LOC112570546, with protein MWTMLCVVWAGTLLTFVSAAGAEDVTRKLEDIEARLSRLENQRGDGRIDRVDYKDFIKKDDWLLVFRATSGLGSPVYDTWTRTGYHDDYTYTRASMPCGCTSTNGSCDRHYRSRLLDSWPSSALDKVKLAVYEGGVEKAYMIFTGLGSNYINWFSADRLVQSSWKDLKSSAHNYFSIIGIDEPNRVTRRFYVSNVHNSCPGDKGWLSIKDKGHVCLWETADQIPTIFYSKSETMGTWETAGAPVGRAEVMAVWVKFRKGVDLTQPCLS; from the exons ATGTGGACTatgctgtgtgtagtgtgggcAGGAACACTGCTCACGTTTGTCTCAGCAGCAGGCGCCGAGGATGTCACGAGGAAGCTTGAGGATATTGAGGCTAGGCTCTCTCGAC TGGAGAATCAGCGTGGCGATGGGCGGATTGACAGAGTGGACTATAAAG ATTTCATCAAGAAAGACGACTGGCTGTTAGTGTTTCGCGCCACCTCAGGGCTGGGATCCCCCGTGTATGACACATGGACGCGCACTGGTTACCATGACGACTACACCTACACCCGCGCCTCCATGCCATGCGGGTGCACGAGTACCAACGGGTCATGTGACCGTCACTACCGCAGTCGTCTGCTGGACTCCTGGCCTTCCTCGGCTCTGGACAag GTGAAGCTGGCTGTGTATGAAGGTGGGGTGGAGAAGGCCTACATGATCTTCACCGGCCTCGGCAGCAACTACATCAACTGGTTCTCGGCGGACAGACTCGTACAGTCTTCATGGAAGGACCTGAAGTCGTCTGCTCACAACTACTTCAGTATTATAGG GATCGACGAGCCGAACAGAGTGACTCGCAGATTCTATGTCAGTAATGTCCACAACAGTTGCCCCGGGGATAAAGGTTGGCTGAGTATCAAGGATAAAGGACATGTCTGTCTGTGGGAGACAGCAGATCAAATCCCGACAATTTTTTACTCCAAAAGTGAGACCATGGGCACATGGGAAACTGCAG GTGCACCAGTGGGAAGGGCAGAGGTCATGGCTGTGTGGGTCAAGTTTCGCAAAGGTGTCGACCTGACTCAACCTTGTCTGTCATAA
- the LOC112561452 gene encoding uncharacterized protein LOC112561452: protein MTFAFKILIIVGFLSACSGYTWLSGAYNGSVYYACVGDSITFPWAVIPSGTERVTDMEWYFRDNDGNSETIATYVDGEFSVPHSSHQRLFFAEDVGLTISNLTQEDFGEYFVRADIRSGSSFETQALYTFLRQPDPPRTDDNLLHARMLPGAVYRSGDWHVQLACGRFSSWGSSSFSVKWKTPSGRLLNSDTSLNSNSILMLTNPIEEGSYSCFIDIHEPAARYTVRLVNGNKPWNGRLEVKYNDTWGTVCDDSFGVSSAIVLCKMFGLRGNTPEVHGNAFYGQGTLPILLDEVACSGSETNIFDCRHNVVGQHDCSHSEDVGVDCLPALSV from the exons ATGACATTTGCCTTTAAGATTCTCATAATCGTCGGCTTTTTGTCAG CGTGTTCCGGGTACACCTGGTTGAGTGGAGCATACAATGGCTCTGTTTACTATGCTTGTGTGGGCGACTCAATCACCTTTCCCTGGGCTGTCATCCCCTCTGGTACTGAGAGGGTGACCGATATGGAATGGTACTTTAGAGACAATG ACGGCAATTCTGAAACCATTGCAACGTACGTGGACGGTGAGTTTTCTGTGCCCCACTCTTCACACCAACGGTTGTTCTTCGCGGAAGATGTCGGCCTGACCATCAGCAACTTAACTCAGGAAGATTTCGGGGAATACTTTGTTCGTGCAGACATCAGGAGTGGTTCATCGTTTGAAACTCAGGCTCTATACACATTTCTGCGTCAACCAG ATCCTCCCAGAACCGACGACAACCTGCTGCACGCGCGGATGTTGCCGGGCGCCGTGTACAGGTCTGGAGACTGGCACGTGCAACTCGCATGCGGTAGATTTTCATCTTGGGGTTCTTCgtctttttctgtcaaatgGAAG ACCCCTTCAGGTCGCTTATTGAACAGCGACACTTCATTAAACAGCAATTCCATTTTGATGTTGACCAACCCGATCGAAGAAGGAAGCTACTCCTGCTTCATAGACATCCATGAGCCTGCTGCCAGGT ATACAGTGCGCCTAGTCAACGGAAACAAACCATGGAATGGAAGACTTGAAGTGAAGTACAACGACACCTGGGGAACAGTTTGCGATGATAGCTTTGGCGTGTCGTCTGCTATTGTCCTCTGCAAAATGTTTGGACTGAGAGG AAACACCCCAGAGGTGCATGGTAACGCATTCTACGGCCAAGGCACGTTGCCGATCCTTCTGGACGAAGTTGCATGTTCTGGCAGTGAGACCAACATCTTTGACTGTCGCCACAACGTCGTTGGTCAACACGACTGCAGCCACAGCGAAGATGTCGGGGTCGACTGTTTGCCAGCCCTATCCGTgtag